A part of Solibacillus sp. FSL H8-0538 genomic DNA contains:
- the dmpG gene encoding 4-hydroxy-2-oxovalerate aldolase, protein MKELTILDVTLRDGSHSMRHAFTEQQVRDVARGIGKANVKYFEVSHGDGLGGSSLQYGFSKVDELKLIEAANEECGDAQISVLILPGIGIREDLKNAVTAGAKMARVATHVTEADVAKQHIQLSRELGLKTVGFLMMAHMAPTNVLVQQAKLFESYGAEIVYVTDSAGAMLPHEVTEKITALRSVISCEIGFHAHNNLSLAMANTMAAVEAGATFIDGSLRCLGAGSGNTQTEVMVAVFERLGYGTGVDLFATMDVANEIVAPFMPRPQEINGSSLLMGYAGVYSSFLLFTQEASQKYGVDEREILLQLGQMKAVGGQEDLIIEIARALANGKQFV, encoded by the coding sequence ATGAAGGAATTGACGATATTAGACGTTACATTACGTGATGGTAGTCACTCAATGCGACATGCTTTTACGGAGCAGCAGGTACGTGATGTAGCGCGAGGAATAGGAAAAGCCAACGTTAAGTATTTTGAAGTATCACATGGAGACGGTTTAGGTGGCTCTTCATTACAATATGGTTTTTCAAAAGTAGACGAATTAAAACTAATCGAAGCGGCGAATGAAGAATGCGGTGATGCTCAAATTTCCGTACTTATTTTACCGGGAATTGGTATTCGAGAAGATTTGAAAAACGCAGTGACGGCTGGCGCAAAAATGGCACGTGTCGCCACACATGTTACAGAAGCAGATGTTGCAAAACAACATATACAGTTAAGCCGTGAGCTCGGTTTAAAGACGGTTGGGTTTTTAATGATGGCCCATATGGCACCAACTAATGTACTAGTACAACAAGCGAAGTTATTTGAAAGCTATGGCGCAGAAATTGTATACGTAACTGATTCGGCTGGTGCAATGCTTCCCCACGAAGTAACAGAAAAAATTACTGCGCTTCGTTCAGTGATTTCGTGTGAAATTGGTTTCCACGCACATAATAATTTGTCACTTGCGATGGCAAATACTATGGCTGCTGTTGAAGCAGGCGCTACATTTATCGATGGAAGTTTACGCTGCTTAGGTGCAGGTAGTGGTAATACACAAACAGAAGTGATGGTTGCGGTGTTTGAACGTCTTGGTTATGGAACGGGCGTGGATTTGTTCGCCACAATGGATGTAGCCAATGAAATTGTTGCACCATTTATGCCACGCCCACAAGAAATTAATGGTTCGAGTTTACTGATGGGCTATGCGGGTGTTTACTCGAGCTTCTTATTATTTACACAAGAAGCGTCCCAAAAATATGGGGTCGACGAGCGAGAAATTTTATTACAACTAGGACAAATGAAGGCAGTTGGTGGACAGGAAGATTTAATTATTGAAATTGCTCGTGCTTTAGCAAATGGCAAACAGTTTGTATAA
- a CDS encoding acetaldehyde dehydrogenase (acetylating) — MVKLKVAILGSGNIGTDLMYKIERSDYLKMSVMVGIDENSEGIARAKSRGYEVITTGIDGLIARPELFDIVFDATTAKAHQEHSEKVIALGKKMVDLTPAAIGPFVVPCVNLEQYITSDNVNMVTCGGQATIPIVYAINRIADVEYAEIVATVASKSAGQGTRANIDEFTRTTAQAIAQVGGADRGKAIIILNPAEPPIMMRDTVHVLVRKQNQELEILHSIEQIVKDVQQYVPGYRMTSPPVFEGNKVSVFLEVEGAGDFFPSYSGNLDIMTAAAVQVGNEIAKQQNVVV, encoded by the coding sequence ATGGTAAAACTAAAAGTAGCCATTTTAGGGTCTGGTAATATTGGAACCGATTTGATGTATAAAATCGAACGTAGTGATTATTTGAAAATGAGTGTCATGGTCGGAATTGATGAAAATTCAGAAGGGATCGCGCGCGCTAAAAGTCGTGGCTATGAAGTAATTACAACAGGCATTGATGGATTAATCGCGCGACCAGAACTATTTGATATTGTGTTCGATGCAACAACAGCAAAAGCACATCAAGAACATAGTGAGAAGGTTATCGCATTAGGCAAGAAAATGGTTGATTTAACGCCAGCTGCAATTGGTCCATTTGTTGTGCCATGTGTGAATTTAGAACAGTATATTACTTCAGATAATGTCAACATGGTGACGTGTGGTGGGCAAGCAACTATTCCAATTGTTTATGCCATTAATCGTATAGCAGATGTTGAATATGCTGAAATCGTGGCGACTGTTGCAAGTAAAAGTGCAGGTCAGGGTACACGTGCCAATATTGATGAATTTACAAGAACAACCGCTCAAGCAATAGCGCAAGTAGGTGGAGCAGATCGCGGGAAAGCAATTATTATTTTAAATCCGGCGGAACCCCCAATTATGATGCGTGATACAGTCCATGTATTAGTAAGAAAGCAAAATCAGGAATTAGAAATTTTACATTCCATTGAACAAATAGTAAAAGACGTTCAGCAATATGTACCAGGATACCGTATGACAAGTCCACCTGTATTTGAGGGCAATAAAGTATCCGTCTTTTTAGAAGTAGAAGGTGCAGGTGATTTCTTCCCGTCTTATTCAGGCAATTTAGACATTATGACGGCTGCAGCAGTACAGGTAGGAAATGAAATAGCTAAACAACAAAATGTTGTCGTTTAA
- a CDS encoding 2-keto-4-pentenoate hydratase, which yields MRQQYAQQLQQAEQMKHPIVPLTVTNPSITVEDAYAIQLLQIEKKQLDGHTIVGKKIGLTSKVMQQMFKVNEPDYGHILSNMVEVDGATISLEHLIQPKLEFEIAFVLKKRLFGTTISPQDVIDATDYIVPALEVIDSRIADWNIKFEDTVADNGSSAMAIIGGTPTKLDSVDLSHIGMNVYRNGELFDSAAAAAVMGNPVNAVAWLANKLGHYNIALEAGEFVLSGALTAAVPIEDGDTFSASFAHLGDVSATFKY from the coding sequence ATGAGACAACAATATGCACAACAATTACAGCAGGCAGAACAAATGAAACACCCTATTGTACCATTAACTGTAACAAACCCCTCTATTACAGTAGAGGATGCGTATGCTATTCAATTATTGCAAATTGAGAAAAAACAGCTAGATGGTCATACAATTGTAGGAAAGAAAATTGGTTTAACAAGTAAAGTGATGCAACAAATGTTTAAAGTAAATGAACCAGATTATGGTCATATTTTATCGAATATGGTTGAAGTAGATGGAGCGACGATTTCACTGGAGCACCTAATTCAACCAAAACTAGAATTTGAAATTGCCTTTGTGCTGAAAAAGAGACTATTTGGAACGACTATTTCACCACAAGATGTAATAGATGCAACGGATTATATTGTGCCCGCATTAGAAGTGATTGACAGTAGAATTGCTGATTGGAACATAAAGTTTGAAGATACAGTTGCAGATAATGGTTCTTCTGCAATGGCCATTATTGGAGGTACACCAACGAAACTTGATTCGGTAGATTTATCACATATCGGTATGAATGTTTATCGTAACGGGGAGTTATTTGATAGCGCAGCAGCAGCGGCAGTGATGGGGAATCCAGTCAATGCCGTTGCCTGGTTAGCGAATAAATTAGGCCATTATAATATCGCGCTAGAAGCAGGCGAATTTGTATTATCGGGTGCTTTAACAGCAGCAGTCCCTATTGAAGACGGCGATACATTTTCAGCCTCATTTGCTCATTTAGGTGACGTATCCGCAACGTTTAAATATTAG
- a CDS encoding flavin reductase family protein encodes MDDRLFRTAMGKFATGVTVITTKLNNEIYGMTANAFMSVSLNPKLVVISVGEKASMLERIKQSNKFTVNILAEDQQYYSQLFAGQIKDPQKVDFDDINGAPAIPGAIAQISCEVATSHAEGDHTLFIGHVLDVCLQDGNPLLFFNGQYSELKEKVAIQ; translated from the coding sequence ATGGATGATCGCCTTTTTAGAACAGCAATGGGTAAGTTTGCAACTGGTGTTACAGTCATTACCACAAAACTAAATAACGAAATTTATGGCATGACGGCAAACGCGTTCATGTCTGTTTCACTTAATCCCAAATTAGTCGTCATATCGGTAGGCGAAAAAGCATCAATGCTTGAACGTATTAAACAAAGTAATAAATTCACAGTAAATATTTTAGCAGAAGATCAACAATATTACTCTCAACTTTTTGCTGGTCAAATCAAAGATCCGCAAAAAGTAGATTTTGATGATATAAATGGTGCACCGGCGATTCCAGGAGCGATTGCTCAAATCAGTTGTGAAGTAGCGACCTCCCATGCTGAAGGAGACCATACGTTGTTTATAGGTCATGTACTAGATGTTTGTTTACAAGATGGTAATCCGCTTCTTTTCTTCAATGGACAATATAGCGAATTAAAGGAAAAGGTTGCAATTCAATAG
- a CDS encoding catechol 2,3-dioxygenase, whose protein sequence is MSNFDIAQLAHVELYTPKPEESLKFFTDYMGLQITAREGQSVYLRGYEDFYHHTLKLTEAKEAGMGHVAWRASSPEALERRVASIQQSGYGKGWIDGDLGHGRAYQFVTPDGHNQEILWEVDYFQASADQKTLLKSRPQKRPLTGIPARRLDHINMMCSDVAKNREFMSEQLGFKLREQIIVGENQELGAWMSVSPLVHEVALMGDQTGNSGRFHHIAFWYGYPQHLMDLADIFAENGIKIEAGPGKHGVSQAYFMYVIEPGGNRVELFGDSGYLIFDPDWKPLVWREHELNEAIIWYGSPLPNEYFLYGTPDKPAKVPVIK, encoded by the coding sequence ATGTCAAATTTTGATATTGCACAATTAGCACATGTGGAGCTTTATACACCAAAGCCAGAGGAATCTCTAAAGTTTTTCACAGATTATATGGGCTTACAAATTACAGCACGTGAAGGTCAATCTGTATATTTACGTGGTTATGAAGATTTTTATCATCACACATTAAAGTTAACGGAAGCAAAGGAAGCAGGAATGGGGCATGTTGCATGGCGTGCAAGTTCACCAGAAGCGCTAGAGCGTCGTGTAGCATCTATTCAACAAAGTGGTTATGGAAAAGGCTGGATCGATGGAGATTTAGGGCATGGCCGAGCTTACCAATTTGTAACTCCAGATGGTCATAATCAAGAAATCTTATGGGAAGTGGACTATTTCCAAGCATCTGCTGATCAAAAAACATTACTAAAAAGCCGTCCGCAAAAGCGTCCATTAACAGGCATTCCAGCAAGACGTCTTGACCACATTAATATGATGTGTAGCGATGTAGCGAAAAATCGCGAATTTATGTCTGAACAGCTTGGCTTTAAATTAAGAGAACAAATTATCGTAGGGGAAAACCAGGAGCTTGGTGCTTGGATGAGTGTGAGCCCACTTGTACATGAAGTGGCATTAATGGGCGACCAAACAGGCAATAGTGGACGTTTCCACCATATTGCCTTCTGGTATGGTTATCCACAACACTTAATGGATCTTGCTGATATTTTTGCTGAAAACGGGATTAAAATCGAAGCAGGCCCTGGTAAACATGGTGTGAGCCAAGCGTACTTTATGTATGTAATCGAACCAGGCGGAAATCGAGTAGAATTATTCGGTGACTCAGGTTACTTAATTTTTGACCCAGATTGGAAACCATTAGTATGGCGTGAGCACGAGCTAAATGAAGCTATTATTTGGTACGGCTCACCATTACCGAACGAGTACTTCCTATACGGTACACCAGATAAGCCAGCGAAAGTACCGGTAATCAAGTAA
- a CDS encoding 4-hydroxyphenylacetate 3-hydroxylase N-terminal domain-containing protein — MVTQQATKPLTGKEYLESLQDGREIWLHGERVKDVANHPAFRNSARSIARLYDAMHDPQYKDVLTCETDTGNGGFTHKYFRAARSADDLIQGRDAIAAWSRLTYGQMGRTPDYKASFLATLGSNPEYYSPYQENAKRWYKEAQERNWFFNHAIVNPPVDRNKEVHEVGDVFIRVERETDQGLIVSGSKMVATGSAITNYNFVGTYGLPIKEKEFAVVFIAPMDAPGVKLISRASYEMNAAVMGSPFDYPLSSRFDENDAVLVFDQALIPWENVLIYEDMQKTTSFFVESGFINRFTFQGVTRFAVKLDFIIGVLLKALKTAGTDQFRGVQASVGEIIAWRHMFWSLSDAMALNPEQRDNGFVVPNLQGGLAYRIFLQEGWPKITGMIQQLVAGNLIVQPSSARDFLNEDFRPTLDKLYRGSNGIDALEKIKTVKLLWDAIGTEFGGRGELYERNYAGNQDDIRLQTLFGAQGSGKTDELIAFADQCMSDYDLNGWTNSTWINPDDINYFTNK, encoded by the coding sequence ATGGTTACTCAACAAGCGACGAAGCCATTAACCGGCAAAGAGTATTTAGAAAGTTTACAGGATGGACGTGAAATTTGGTTACATGGTGAACGTGTTAAAGATGTAGCAAATCATCCAGCTTTTCGAAATTCAGCTCGTTCCATTGCACGTCTTTATGACGCTATGCATGATCCACAATACAAAGATGTTTTAACTTGTGAAACTGACACTGGGAATGGCGGCTTTACTCATAAATATTTCCGTGCCGCGCGCAGTGCAGATGACTTGATTCAAGGACGCGATGCAATTGCTGCATGGTCACGACTTACTTATGGACAAATGGGACGTACACCAGATTATAAAGCGTCATTTTTAGCGACACTTGGCAGTAATCCAGAGTATTACTCGCCGTACCAAGAGAATGCAAAAAGATGGTATAAGGAAGCACAAGAGCGCAACTGGTTCTTTAACCACGCTATTGTAAATCCACCAGTTGATCGTAATAAAGAAGTACATGAAGTAGGCGATGTATTTATTCGCGTTGAACGTGAAACGGATCAAGGATTAATTGTAAGCGGTTCAAAAATGGTTGCCACTGGTTCAGCCATTACAAACTATAACTTTGTTGGTACCTATGGACTACCGATTAAAGAAAAAGAGTTTGCGGTAGTGTTTATCGCGCCAATGGATGCACCAGGCGTGAAATTAATTAGCCGTGCCTCATATGAAATGAATGCTGCTGTAATGGGTAGCCCTTTTGATTATCCACTAAGCAGCCGTTTCGATGAAAATGATGCGGTATTAGTATTCGACCAAGCGTTAATCCCTTGGGAAAATGTCTTAATTTATGAAGACATGCAAAAAACAACATCATTCTTCGTAGAAAGTGGCTTTATTAACCGCTTTACATTCCAAGGAGTGACACGTTTTGCTGTCAAACTTGACTTTATCATTGGTGTGTTATTGAAAGCGCTAAAAACAGCAGGTACGGATCAATTCCGAGGTGTCCAAGCGAGTGTCGGTGAAATTATTGCATGGCGTCACATGTTCTGGTCATTAAGTGATGCGATGGCACTAAATCCAGAACAGCGTGACAATGGCTTTGTTGTACCGAACTTACAAGGAGGCTTAGCATATCGAATCTTTTTACAAGAAGGTTGGCCAAAAATTACGGGGATGATTCAACAATTAGTAGCCGGTAATCTTATCGTTCAACCATCAAGCGCACGTGACTTCCTAAATGAGGATTTCCGTCCAACGCTCGATAAATTATATCGCGGTTCGAATGGTATTGATGCGCTTGAAAAAATTAAAACAGTCAAACTGCTATGGGATGCAATTGGTACTGAATTTGGTGGTCGTGGCGAACTATATGAACGTAACTATGCGGGGAACCAGGACGATATTCGACTACAAACATTATTCGGTGCACAGGGCAGTGGTAAAACAGATGAATTAATCGCATTTGCTGATCAATGTATGTCTGACTACGACCTAAATGGTTGGACAAATTCAACATGGATTAATCCTGATGATATTAATTACTTTACTAATAAATAA
- a CDS encoding XylR N-terminal domain-containing protein yields the protein MKANRLVFENSFDVNPRTGIIRFNGNRMVLKSAEALGIFRRDIVKTLDMERAKGFLLRYGWACGYSAGESVKQSYNWNDIRELIMAGAAMHTLEGVVSVEIELLEVDDHKFEMEGRWYHSYEAAEHVRHFGFSEESICWTLVGYVAGFLAKIYPKELVVFEDKCRGKRDDYCSFIVRTKEHAAPEQLDILKYFKEDSLKHELDAAYKQLKELNHSIVHSETIQKQLTNAMLEGYTLNQLLNMLSEGLHSSLIIEKVNMHKPIATSFKTVEDEQYFIKNHSHIRKRLHKFPIMTMNKQLGNLTVIHDEALTREQKMMIESAISVFSVYLYIQAQIAQSQWQRKSDFLDEMLNGQVAIERMIKKARNIFNFDPNKSSRLIVIAVGFEETETILNYLTIEYPSIECFIKNDEILMILEEQTENSKHVKSFMKQLVTKLKNRFKQVTFHIGIGHNSNELSDIGHSYQDAKLVSRFLQNITPSETQGAIYEDFQHIILFLKTTNPKELIVFYEQVLEHLLKHDQQNSTAFIQTLEVFLNNGGNVNKAAKELNLSIPGFRYRMEKIESLLQEDLRNGEGRFRCQLAIKVYYAVRSLQ from the coding sequence ATGAAAGCAAATCGACTAGTGTTTGAAAATTCATTTGATGTGAATCCTCGTACTGGAATTATTCGCTTCAATGGCAACCGAATGGTGTTAAAATCGGCTGAAGCTCTTGGAATTTTTCGGCGTGATATTGTCAAAACGCTAGATATGGAACGAGCAAAGGGTTTTTTGCTAAGATACGGTTGGGCGTGTGGGTATAGTGCTGGTGAGTCTGTTAAACAATCATATAATTGGAATGATATAAGAGAACTCATAATGGCTGGGGCAGCAATGCACACGTTAGAAGGTGTAGTCAGTGTAGAAATTGAGTTACTAGAAGTAGATGATCATAAGTTTGAAATGGAAGGAAGATGGTATCATTCTTATGAAGCTGCTGAACATGTTCGACATTTTGGCTTTAGTGAAGAAAGTATATGTTGGACGTTGGTTGGCTATGTAGCAGGATTTTTAGCAAAAATTTATCCAAAAGAATTAGTTGTTTTCGAAGACAAGTGTAGAGGTAAACGAGACGATTATTGTAGCTTTATTGTTCGCACAAAAGAACATGCAGCACCGGAACAACTTGATATTTTAAAATATTTTAAAGAAGATTCACTAAAGCATGAATTGGATGCAGCCTATAAACAATTAAAAGAGTTAAATCACTCAATTGTCCATTCGGAGACGATTCAAAAACAGTTAACAAATGCTATGTTAGAAGGATATACACTTAATCAATTATTAAATATGTTAAGTGAAGGGTTGCATAGCAGTCTTATAATTGAAAAAGTGAATATGCACAAGCCAATTGCAACATCTTTTAAAACAGTAGAAGATGAGCAATATTTTATAAAAAATCACTCTCATATAAGAAAGCGTTTGCATAAATTCCCGATTATGACGATGAATAAGCAATTAGGAAATTTGACGGTTATTCATGATGAGGCACTTACTCGAGAGCAGAAAATGATGATTGAGAGTGCTATCTCTGTATTTTCTGTGTACTTGTATATACAAGCACAAATCGCTCAGTCTCAGTGGCAACGCAAGTCGGATTTTTTAGACGAGATGTTGAATGGACAAGTAGCAATTGAAAGAATGATAAAAAAGGCAAGAAATATATTTAATTTCGATCCGAATAAGAGTAGTAGGTTGATTGTAATAGCAGTTGGATTCGAAGAAACAGAAACCATTTTGAATTATTTAACAATAGAATATCCGTCAATTGAGTGTTTTATAAAAAATGATGAAATATTAATGATTTTAGAAGAACAAACAGAAAATAGTAAGCATGTAAAAAGCTTTATGAAGCAATTAGTTACTAAGTTGAAAAATCGTTTTAAACAAGTAACGTTTCATATTGGGATTGGTCATAATTCGAATGAGCTTAGCGACATCGGACATAGTTATCAAGACGCAAAACTTGTGAGTAGATTTTTACAAAACATTACACCTAGTGAGACCCAGGGAGCAATTTATGAAGATTTTCAGCATATAATACTGTTTTTGAAAACGACCAATCCAAAAGAGCTCATTGTGTTTTATGAGCAGGTGCTTGAGCATTTGTTAAAACATGATCAGCAAAATAGTACGGCGTTTATTCAAACTTTAGAAGTATTTCTGAACAACGGAGGTAATGTTAATAAGGCAGCCAAAGAACTGAATTTATCTATTCCAGGCTTCCGCTATCGGATGGAAAAAATTGAATCGTTACTGCAGGAAGATTTACGAAACGGCGAAGGGCGATTTAGATGTCAGCTTGCGATTAAAGTGTATTATGCCGTGCGCTCATTACAATAA
- a CDS encoding coproporphyrinogen III oxidase has product MKTIQINQKLKEDWNRVLNHIANLFYEDSVIQLTHDGADLSIVFEHSIEENNTVHTSAVLEVEGQQYTNNYSIGYTTEGTEKERNIRLKRALSHVMLDVLEQYSGMKQQWGILTGVRPTKLYHNYRKAGMSEEEIFNVLKTDFRISDKKIALMKEIVARQLHIIPDLDEIGKEISIYIGVPFCPTKCAYCTFPAYAIQSNRKAGRVESFIDGLHIEIREMGKWLTERGMKITSIYWGGGTPTSIEADEMDALYKTMFESFPNPGDIREITVEAGRPDTITPEKIEVLKKWGIDRISVNPQSYTEETLKAIGRHHTVQETIDKFWLSRNSGMNNINMDLIIGLPNEGIEEFQNSLDETAKMHPESLTVHTLSFKRASEMTRNKDKYRVADRDTVAQMMEMASDWTAENGYVPYYLYRQKNILGNLENVGYCKPGEESIYNIVIMEEVQTILGIGCGASSKFIHPETGKITQFFNPKDPAAYILTFEDAIKKKIEILNGLYVK; this is encoded by the coding sequence ATGAAAACAATACAAATCAATCAAAAACTTAAAGAGGATTGGAATCGAGTCCTTAATCATATTGCGAATCTTTTTTATGAAGATTCAGTTATCCAGCTCACACATGACGGTGCAGATCTGTCGATTGTGTTTGAGCATTCAATCGAAGAAAACAATACGGTGCATACTTCCGCAGTTTTAGAGGTGGAAGGCCAGCAGTATACAAATAATTATTCGATTGGCTACACAACGGAAGGCACCGAAAAAGAACGAAACATCCGCCTGAAGCGTGCATTATCACACGTAATGCTAGATGTATTAGAGCAATATTCGGGGATGAAGCAGCAGTGGGGCATCTTAACAGGCGTTCGGCCGACAAAGCTTTATCATAATTACCGAAAAGCAGGGATGTCAGAAGAAGAGATTTTCAATGTTTTGAAAACAGATTTCCGTATTTCTGATAAAAAGATTGCGTTAATGAAAGAAATTGTTGCGCGTCAGCTTCATATTATTCCTGATTTAGATGAAATCGGTAAGGAAATCTCTATTTATATTGGTGTGCCGTTCTGTCCGACAAAATGCGCATATTGTACGTTCCCAGCGTATGCAATCCAAAGTAATCGTAAAGCTGGTCGAGTGGAATCATTTATCGATGGATTGCACATTGAAATTCGAGAAATGGGTAAATGGCTAACAGAGCGCGGCATGAAAATTACGTCGATTTACTGGGGTGGGGGTACGCCAACCTCAATCGAAGCCGATGAAATGGATGCCCTCTATAAAACGATGTTTGAATCATTCCCAAATCCAGGGGACATTCGTGAAATTACTGTAGAAGCCGGACGTCCGGATACAATTACGCCAGAAAAAATCGAAGTACTGAAAAAGTGGGGTATTGATCGTATTTCGGTAAATCCACAGTCTTACACAGAAGAAACACTAAAAGCAATTGGTCGCCACCATACTGTTCAGGAAACCATTGATAAGTTTTGGTTATCGCGCAATTCGGGCATGAACAATATTAATATGGATTTAATTATCGGCCTGCCGAACGAAGGCATTGAGGAATTCCAAAACTCACTAGATGAAACTGCTAAAATGCACCCAGAATCATTAACGGTACATACACTAAGCTTTAAGCGCGCTTCAGAAATGACACGCAATAAAGATAAATACCGTGTGGCAGACCGTGATACAGTAGCGCAAATGATGGAAATGGCAAGTGATTGGACTGCTGAAAATGGCTATGTTCCATATTATTTATATCGTCAAAAAAATATTTTAGGGAACTTAGAAAACGTGGGCTACTGTAAGCCAGGTGAGGAATCCATTTATAATATTGTTATTATGGAAGAAGTACAGACGATTTTAGGAATTGGCTGCGGTGCTTCATCTAAATTTATTCACCCAGAAACGGGCAAAATTACGCAGTTCTTCAACCCGAAAGATCCAGCCGCATATATTTTAACGTTTGAAGATGCGATTAAGAAAAAAATTGAAATTTTGAATGGACTCTATGTAAAGTAA
- a CDS encoding YlbF family regulator produces MINIYEDINKLQVTFRKTAEFETLKEAVEAVRADEEAKTLFTNFRDIQLKLQQKQVAGEELQEDELVYVQKAAQLAQQNVKILAMLEAEMALSNVIEEVNRILAQPIQSLYEGL; encoded by the coding sequence ATGATTAACATTTACGAAGATATAAATAAATTACAAGTAACATTCCGTAAAACAGCTGAATTTGAAACATTAAAAGAAGCAGTTGAGGCGGTACGTGCAGACGAAGAAGCGAAAACATTATTTACAAACTTCCGCGACATTCAGTTAAAATTACAGCAAAAACAAGTCGCTGGTGAGGAATTACAAGAAGACGAGCTTGTTTACGTTCAAAAAGCTGCGCAACTGGCACAGCAGAATGTAAAAATATTAGCAATGCTAGAGGCAGAAATGGCTCTTAGCAACGTGATTGAAGAAGTCAACCGTATTTTAGCGCAACCAATTCAATCATTATATGAAGGTCTGTAA
- a CDS encoding DUF445 domain-containing protein, protein MNLLTSIIFMAFVGAFLGASTNHLAVKMLFRPYNPVYIGKWQLPFTPGLIPKRRDALAVQLGKTVTEYLLTPETFRKKFFSPEVRLSTLHFIQTKAEQELFNNHKTLQQWLELTGFTHLPQTIEAKVDAVIAEQFHQVKNTLSTKSIRALLPEDIQQVIDRKVPEAVEQILAKGEDYFLSSEGEKTIKYMLDDFLSSKGSFGGMIQMLVGDSSSIVDKIQQELIKFLRAPGTKNLLVAIFSKEWEKIKERPVMDFLSNVELDPIVDNIQRYAKEQLALDDRLAKTVQDYWPDGNNWAKNDVIPKLVDRFFVQAENKLEDVLKRLNLQEVVREQVDVFPVERLEELVLGISKKELQMITYLGGLIGGLIGIAQGIIVFLTN, encoded by the coding sequence ATGAATTTACTTACATCAATTATATTCATGGCTTTCGTAGGTGCATTTCTCGGGGCATCAACGAATCATTTAGCCGTAAAAATGTTGTTTCGTCCGTACAATCCGGTATATATAGGCAAGTGGCAATTGCCATTTACACCAGGACTTATCCCAAAACGTAGAGATGCTTTGGCGGTTCAATTAGGAAAAACGGTTACGGAGTATTTATTAACACCAGAAACATTTCGCAAAAAATTCTTTTCACCGGAAGTTCGTTTAAGCACTCTACATTTTATACAAACAAAAGCAGAGCAGGAACTTTTCAACAACCACAAAACGCTCCAGCAATGGTTAGAACTAACTGGATTTACTCATTTACCACAAACGATTGAAGCAAAAGTAGATGCAGTTATTGCTGAGCAGTTTCATCAAGTAAAAAATACACTTTCAACAAAATCAATACGTGCGCTACTACCTGAAGATATTCAGCAAGTAATTGACCGCAAAGTACCAGAAGCGGTAGAGCAAATTTTAGCTAAAGGGGAAGACTATTTTTTATCTTCTGAAGGCGAGAAAACAATTAAATATATGCTAGACGATTTTTTATCGTCAAAGGGTTCTTTTGGTGGTATGATTCAAATGTTAGTGGGCGATTCATCGTCGATCGTAGATAAAATTCAACAGGAGCTTATTAAATTTTTGCGTGCACCGGGTACAAAAAATTTACTCGTAGCGATCTTCTCAAAAGAATGGGAAAAAATTAAAGAGCGTCCGGTAATGGACTTTTTATCTAACGTAGAATTAGATCCGATTGTAGACAATATTCAACGCTATGCGAAAGAGCAACTGGCGCTGGATGATCGATTAGCTAAAACGGTTCAAGACTATTGGCCAGATGGAAACAACTGGGCGAAAAATGATGTAATCCCTAAGCTTGTTGATCGATTTTTTGTACAGGCAGAAAACAAGTTGGAGGATGTTCTAAAACGTTTAAATCTTCAAGAGGTTGTACGCGAGCAGGTTGATGTTTTCCCAGTAGAACGTTTAGAAGAGCTAGTGCTTGGTATTTCCAAGAAAGAACTTCAAATGATCACTTATTTAGGTGGTTTAATCGGTGGTTTAATCGGTATTGCACAGGGGATTATCGTCTTTTTGACGAACTAA
- a CDS encoding YheE family protein, with the protein MIQHFSFKPIFENIQIPGWTISFFYKQQRYNAEYKKDGSIVFIGATPATDDLTAVEKLVHELMLFHVYE; encoded by the coding sequence ATGATTCAACATTTTAGTTTTAAACCAATATTTGAAAACATCCAAATACCAGGTTGGACGATCTCATTTTTTTATAAACAACAGCGCTATAATGCCGAGTACAAAAAAGATGGCAGCATTGTATTTATCGGTGCCACTCCTGCAACAGACGATTTAACTGCTGTAGAAAAACTGGTTCATGAGTTAATGCTATTCCACGTTTATGAGTAA